The Blastococcus sp. HT6-4 genome window below encodes:
- a CDS encoding MFS transporter — MRPPPGARRPATSRAAATAAVSVTTVGVLPPYMVGVLWVQVREDLGFGPSLLGVLVACFFLVSGLASLTAGMVVRRFGTSPVVRLSALLAAAAMLLIAVAAQHTPVLVGALLVAGWGNGVGQPASNDLIARAVTPDRHGLAYGTKQAAIPLATMLAGAAVPLVAIPLGWRPAFVIGAGLALLVMLTVPAGNRLPPRGAAAASEAAGPFRRAALVVLACGLMLGAATGNSLGAFFVATAVDSGISPGTAGLLAAVASATGATARIALGWLADRVRTRWLLVVAAQMAIGGLSYALLGTGVEVLVAVGAVIGYCTGWAWAGLSTYSVARMHPGMAARATSITQGGMGAGAALGPLLFGVLVAATSYAVAWYATAAVSVVAGAVIVQGRRMLMRDRPGLVAAQELRRRSRHA; from the coding sequence GTGCGCCCGCCTCCGGGGGCCCGGCGCCCGGCGACCTCCCGCGCCGCCGCCACCGCGGCCGTCAGCGTCACGACGGTCGGGGTGCTGCCGCCGTACATGGTCGGCGTGCTGTGGGTGCAGGTGCGCGAGGACCTGGGCTTCGGCCCCTCGCTGCTCGGCGTCCTGGTGGCCTGCTTCTTCCTCGTCTCCGGGCTGGCGTCGCTGACCGCCGGCATGGTGGTGCGGCGTTTCGGCACCTCACCGGTGGTGCGGCTGTCCGCGCTCCTGGCCGCCGCCGCCATGCTGCTCATCGCCGTGGCCGCCCAACACACCCCGGTGCTCGTCGGGGCGCTGCTGGTCGCCGGCTGGGGCAACGGCGTCGGGCAGCCGGCGAGCAACGACCTGATCGCCCGGGCGGTGACACCGGACCGCCACGGGCTGGCCTACGGCACGAAGCAGGCGGCGATCCCGCTGGCGACCATGCTCGCCGGCGCCGCCGTCCCGCTGGTGGCCATCCCGCTGGGCTGGCGGCCGGCGTTCGTCATCGGGGCTGGCCTGGCCCTGCTGGTGATGCTGACCGTCCCCGCCGGCAACCGGCTGCCACCCCGGGGGGCCGCCGCCGCGTCGGAGGCCGCCGGCCCCTTCCGCCGCGCCGCGCTCGTCGTGCTCGCCTGCGGGCTGATGCTCGGTGCGGCCACCGGCAACTCGCTCGGCGCGTTCTTCGTCGCCACCGCCGTGGACTCCGGCATCTCCCCCGGCACGGCCGGGCTGCTCGCCGCGGTGGCCAGCGCCACCGGCGCGACGGCCCGGATCGCGCTGGGCTGGCTGGCCGACCGGGTGCGCACCCGCTGGCTGCTGGTCGTCGCCGCCCAGATGGCCATCGGGGGCCTCTCCTACGCGCTGCTGGGCACGGGGGTCGAGGTCCTCGTCGCCGTCGGCGCGGTGATCGGCTACTGCACCGGCTGGGCGTGGGCCGGGCTGTCCACCTACTCCGTGGCCCGGATGCACCCCGGCATGGCGGCCCGCGCCACCTCGATCACCCAGGGCGGGATGGGCGCCGGGGCGGCGCTGGGGCCCCTGCTCTTCGGCGTCCTCGTCGCCGCGACGTCGTACGCGGTCGCCTGGTACGCCACGGCGGCGGTCTCGGTGGTCGCGGGAGCGGTGATCGTCCAGGGCCGCCGGATGCTGATGCGGGACCGGCCCGGTCTGGTGGCCGCGCAGGAGCTGCGGCGGCGGTCCCGGCACGCCTGA
- a CDS encoding MFS transporter yields the protein MLPAFLVGALAVQIRADLEVGLGLFGLAAATLFAVSGACARAGGRLVQRLGARRGAVLAAVLAIGALVTIGTASSAGWLMAGLAIGGLGNAVAQPSANLGISELVTEHRLGLAFGIKQSAIPAATLLGGLAVPGVALVLGWRWAVAAAVALAVLLLVAAAVGGRDARPGPRTAETGAPDKGLPRGGLLVLTLGGFLGAASATSTGVFLVDSAVAAGVTPGRAGLLVAACSVLGLGNRIGFGWLADRHPDRSRYLFIANLLTGGALGYGFLATGQTVLFVLGAAMAYGLGWAWTGLFHFAVIRDNRAAAASVTGFVQTGLSLGAAGGPLLFGVVAQTSSYTAAWLTAAVLSLLAAVTIRLSRRMVRRSRGLPVAGLRRRAPAQDEGLQAPT from the coding sequence GTGCTGCCGGCCTTCCTCGTCGGCGCACTGGCGGTGCAGATCCGCGCCGACCTCGAGGTGGGCCTAGGGCTGTTCGGCCTGGCGGCGGCGACGCTGTTCGCCGTCTCCGGCGCGTGCGCGCGGGCGGGCGGCCGGCTGGTGCAGCGGCTCGGGGCGCGCAGGGGCGCGGTGCTGGCCGCGGTGCTGGCGATCGGCGCGCTGGTCACCATCGGCACCGCCTCGTCGGCCGGCTGGTTGATGGCCGGCCTGGCGATCGGCGGGCTGGGCAACGCGGTCGCCCAGCCCTCGGCCAACCTGGGCATCTCCGAGCTGGTGACCGAGCACCGGCTCGGGCTGGCCTTCGGCATCAAGCAGTCGGCGATCCCGGCGGCCACCCTGCTCGGCGGGCTGGCGGTGCCCGGCGTCGCGCTGGTCCTCGGATGGCGCTGGGCGGTCGCCGCGGCGGTCGCGCTCGCGGTGCTGCTGCTCGTCGCGGCGGCAGTCGGCGGGCGGGACGCGCGGCCCGGGCCCCGGACCGCGGAGACCGGCGCGCCGGACAAGGGCCTGCCGCGCGGCGGGCTGCTGGTCCTGACCCTCGGCGGGTTCCTCGGCGCGGCCTCCGCGACGTCCACCGGGGTCTTCCTCGTCGACTCCGCGGTGGCGGCGGGCGTAACGCCCGGCCGTGCCGGACTGCTGGTCGCCGCCTGCTCGGTGCTGGGGCTGGGAAACCGGATCGGCTTCGGGTGGCTGGCCGACCGGCACCCCGACCGGAGCCGCTACCTGTTCATCGCCAACCTACTCACCGGCGGCGCCCTCGGCTACGGCTTCCTGGCCACCGGGCAGACGGTGCTGTTCGTCCTCGGGGCGGCGATGGCCTACGGCCTGGGCTGGGCCTGGACGGGCCTGTTCCACTTCGCCGTGATCCGCGACAACCGGGCCGCCGCCGCCTCGGTGACCGGGTTCGTGCAGACCGGCCTGTCCCTGGGCGCAGCCGGCGGACCGCTGCTCTTCGGCGTGGTCGCGCAGACGTCCTCCTACACCGCCGCCTGGCTGACCGCCGCGGTGCTCAGCCTGCTCGCCGCCGTCACGATCCGGCTCAGCCGCCGCATGGTCCGCCGCTCGCGCGGGCTGCCGGTGGCCGGCCTCCGCCGCCGTGCGCCGGCGCAGGACGAGGGCCTGCAGGCGCCCACCTGA